In Chryseobacterium camelliae, one DNA window encodes the following:
- a CDS encoding PAAR-like protein, whose product MPKLHVPDGAWLVCSEGMQKQQIKVTSQGKVTIAGGYLKATVDDRPGGNFICGKMMLIGAIAGAALGLALVAGSILTGGALAVAAVAAAGAALGAGVSMIPSICGMLLNEWTPYDNNVLTVGRHPLLENSQIPCRLGGNVIILYSEKAADEFTDITIGRTAINTIGVIALSYLMYPALSAIGTTAATAKATVATFGWSAGINYVGGVVFTTGISYGIGYGIDQGKGWGYSQIPMGDGTTLKNYVDGFESDPEKLVENQKLKNSDGEKAFYENVNDIGGANGPGRETIGDRTSQYSVTERSTSVRLDDIEEHGPTAFDQSGRIQAAIEGRNPTNTQGINVINQDFGGRYQEVERISVTTNSQYSPLSKSEIPSKMGGAVKNTYLDQKGLPSFSKNEGPKGGGIVMGLIQDAYKGVTNFILKGEAEDLIQALQNEEAMARAKINVLAGKD is encoded by the coding sequence ATGCCTAAACTACATGTGCCTGATGGAGCGTGGCTTGTCTGCTCCGAGGGAATGCAAAAACAGCAGATAAAAGTAACAAGTCAAGGAAAGGTAACTATTGCAGGTGGCTACCTGAAAGCTACAGTTGATGATAGACCAGGCGGAAATTTTATATGCGGAAAAATGATGCTGATTGGCGCAATAGCAGGTGCCGCTTTGGGCTTGGCACTTGTTGCAGGATCAATTTTAACGGGAGGTGCATTAGCTGTTGCGGCTGTAGCCGCAGCAGGAGCTGCATTAGGAGCTGGTGTTTCCATGATTCCTTCTATTTGTGGAATGCTATTGAACGAATGGACTCCTTATGATAATAATGTTCTTACTGTTGGAAGACATCCTTTGCTAGAGAATTCACAAATTCCCTGTAGGTTAGGAGGAAATGTGATAATCCTTTATTCTGAAAAAGCAGCGGATGAGTTTACTGATATAACTATTGGCAGAACTGCCATTAATACTATAGGGGTTATTGCCCTTTCTTATTTAATGTACCCCGCATTATCAGCAATAGGAACAACAGCAGCTACAGCTAAAGCTACCGTAGCCACCTTTGGTTGGTCAGCTGGAATAAACTATGTTGGAGGGGTTGTATTTACAACTGGAATATCTTATGGAATAGGATATGGAATAGATCAGGGAAAAGGATGGGGATACTCGCAAATTCCCATGGGAGATGGAACAACACTAAAAAATTATGTAGACGGATTTGAATCTGACCCGGAGAAACTTGTTGAGAATCAAAAATTAAAGAATAGCGATGGAGAAAAAGCTTTTTATGAAAATGTCAATGATATCGGAGGAGCCAATGGACCGGGAAGAGAGACGATAGGTGATAGAACTTCACAATATAGTGTGACGGAAAGGTCTACATCAGTCAGATTAGATGATATAGAAGAACATGGTCCAACAGCTTTTGATCAGTCAGGAAGAATTCAAGCTGCTATTGAAGGCAGAAATCCCACCAATACCCAAGGTATAAATGTAATAAATCAGGATTTTGGCGGTCGATATCAGGAAGTTGAAAGAATTTCTGTCACAACGAATTCACAATATTCACCACTTTCTAAATCGGAAATCCCTTCCAAAATGGGGGGTGCTGTGAAAAATACTTACTTGGACCAAAAAGGACTTCCTTCATTTTCAAAAAACGAAGGACCTAAAGGAGGGGGAATTGTTATGGGATTAATTCAAGATGCTTATAAAGGAGTAACTAATTTTATTTTAAAAGGAGAGGCAGAGGATTTAATACAGGCGCTGCAAAATGAGGAAGCAATGGCAAGGGCAAAGATAAATGTATTGGCAGGTAAAGATTAA